A region of Deltaproteobacteria bacterium DNA encodes the following proteins:
- a CDS encoding acetate--CoA ligase yields MPKKLYWKGFKQTVSNSNIHAFMKENKIKDFDTLVKRSQKDIEWFWDAVNKFLGIEWYTPYGKVLDTKNGIEWPRWFVNGKINIVHNCVDRHINTYRRHKAALVWEGEDGAVRKLTYLDLYQTINKAADGLKKLGINKGDAVGVFMPMVPETAIVLLSIAKIGAIFIPIFSGYGPEAIASRLNDASAKVLFTADGFYRKGSIVEMKKTADAALRVCDCVKHTVVFKRLNIDVPWTESRDISWDDFIKDKSAVVPSERLASETPWMVIYTSGTTGKPKGAVHVHGGFLVKQAEELAFQVDLQDQDILFWFTDMGWIMGPWEVVGGLALGGTIFFYEGAPDYPKPDRLWDMIERHRITGLGISPTAIRALMRNGDEWVSSHDLSSLRIFGSTGETWNPDPWMWLYKNVGRGRCPIINLSGGTEIGACFLSVHPVKPLKPCSLGGPSLGMDVDVFDENAKPIRNKVGELVCKKPWPSMTRGIWHNSERYIDTYWSRWAHVWVHGDWASIDKDGYWFLHGRSDDTIKIAGKRLGPAEVESVLVSNKAVSESAAIGVPDELKGEVLVCFVILKQHYEPSEELRKELIHLVANALGKSMQPKTVKFVTELPKTRNAKILRRFVKAKYLGEEIKDISSLDNVSALVAIEHAI; encoded by the coding sequence GTGCCTAAAAAACTTTACTGGAAAGGTTTTAAACAGACCGTATCAAATAGTAATATCCATGCATTTATGAAAGAGAATAAGATTAAAGATTTTGATACCCTTGTTAAACGTTCTCAAAAGGATATTGAGTGGTTCTGGGATGCCGTTAATAAATTTCTCGGTATAGAATGGTATACACCATACGGAAAAGTGCTTGATACAAAGAACGGGATAGAATGGCCAAGATGGTTTGTTAACGGTAAAATAAATATTGTTCACAATTGTGTCGACAGGCATATAAACACATATAGACGTCACAAGGCTGCTCTTGTATGGGAAGGCGAGGATGGGGCTGTTAGAAAACTCACATACCTTGATCTTTATCAAACGATTAATAAGGCTGCGGACGGCTTAAAAAAACTTGGAATTAACAAGGGTGATGCTGTAGGTGTGTTTATGCCAATGGTTCCAGAGACAGCAATAGTCCTTCTATCCATAGCAAAAATAGGGGCTATTTTTATTCCTATTTTTTCCGGATATGGTCCCGAGGCAATAGCATCAAGGCTTAATGACGCATCTGCAAAGGTGCTTTTTACAGCGGATGGCTTTTATAGAAAGGGTAGTATCGTTGAGATGAAAAAAACAGCAGATGCAGCTTTACGGGTGTGCGATTGTGTAAAACATACTGTTGTTTTTAAAAGGCTTAATATTGATGTTCCATGGACAGAATCAAGGGATATAAGCTGGGATGATTTTATAAAAGATAAGAGCGCTGTTGTGCCGTCCGAAAGGCTTGCATCGGAAACGCCGTGGATGGTCATATACACGTCAGGCACAACGGGTAAGCCAAAAGGTGCTGTCCATGTTCACGGCGGCTTTCTTGTAAAACAGGCAGAAGAGCTTGCCTTTCAGGTAGATCTGCAGGATCAAGATATCCTGTTCTGGTTTACAGACATGGGCTGGATCATGGGACCATGGGAGGTTGTCGGCGGACTTGCATTAGGCGGGACGATCTTTTTCTACGAAGGCGCACCGGATTATCCTAAACCTGACAGATTATGGGATATGATAGAAAGACACAGGATTACAGGACTTGGCATATCACCGACTGCCATAAGGGCTCTTATGCGAAACGGGGACGAATGGGTATCATCACATGATCTTTCAAGTCTTCGTATATTTGGTTCGACAGGAGAAACTTGGAATCCTGATCCATGGATGTGGCTGTATAAAAACGTTGGCCGGGGCAGATGTCCCATTATAAACCTGTCGGGCGGTACGGAAATCGGCGCATGCTTCCTTTCCGTACATCCTGTTAAACCTTTAAAACCCTGTTCGCTCGGAGGGCCTTCACTCGGTATGGATGTAGATGTATTTGATGAAAATGCAAAACCGATCCGCAATAAAGTTGGTGAACTTGTTTGTAAAAAACCCTGGCCCAGTATGACAAGAGGGATATGGCATAATTCAGAGCGTTACATAGATACATACTGGAGCAGATGGGCTCATGTGTGGGTGCATGGCGACTGGGCATCCATTGACAAAGACGGATATTGGTTCTTGCATGGCAGATCTGATGATACGATAAAGATAGCAGGGAAAAGACTTGGTCCGGCAGAAGTAGAATCGGTACTTGTTTCGAATAAAGCTGTTTCAGAATCAGCAGCAATAGGTGTACCCGATGAGTTAAAGGGTGAAGTACTCGTATGCTTTGTAATACTCAAGCAGCATTATGAACCCTCGGAAGAATTGAGAAAAGAGCTGATTCATCTTGTCGCAAATGCACTTGGCAAATCAATGCAGCCTAAAACAGTTAAGTTTGTTACAGAGCTTCCGAAAACCAGAAATGCAAAGATACTTAGAAGGTTTGTAAAGGCAAAATATCTTGGTGAGGAGATCAAAGATATCTCATCTCTTGATAATGTATCGGCACTCGTAGCTATAGAGCATGCTATTTGA
- a CDS encoding long-chain fatty acid--CoA ligase, which yields MKYKSIPGMFFSQADKYGDKPVQQYKRAGQWVNITWNQMKGEVEHIALGLLELGLNKGENVCILAENRPEWAHADLGIVAAGGVNAAIYATNTPQQVEYIINDSEARFIFASNKLQLDKIMKIRSNIPKLKKVIVFDSPDTNPDQNFIISLESLKSLGASAKDKAAIEKRYNTIQPDDLLTIVYTSGTTGEPKGAMLTHKNLLTNCEDVEAYVPIKDTYLALSFLPLSHSFERMAGYYTMLFYGATIAYAESIDKVISNIAEVKPNVMVSVPRVYEKMYAKIIEGVETGSSSKKKIFYWALDTGKQTMPYKLGGKPIPFGLNLKYAIAKKLVFRKIKEILGGRLLFFVSGGAPLSKELGEFFYAADIMIIEGYGLSETSPVLTVNPFGKMKYGTAGKPIPNCEIRIAPDGEILAKGPMIMKGYFKKPEATQEVIDKDGWFHTGDIGFLDNEGYLHITDRKKDLIVTAGGKNIAPQPIENLLKMNRYIEQVAMIGDKKPYCVALVTPKFDAVEAYAKQNNILYKDRKELVSNTQVVALIQNAIDNVNASLAKYETIKKFKVLPTEFSQETGELTPTLKIKRRVVMEKYKDTIEELYV from the coding sequence ATGAAGTATAAAAGTATTCCTGGAATGTTTTTCTCGCAAGCCGACAAGTATGGGGATAAGCCTGTTCAACAATACAAAAGGGCAGGGCAATGGGTGAATATTACATGGAATCAAATGAAAGGTGAGGTAGAACATATTGCCCTCGGTCTTTTAGAACTCGGTTTAAACAAGGGTGAAAATGTCTGCATACTTGCTGAGAACAGGCCTGAATGGGCACATGCCGATCTTGGTATCGTAGCCGCCGGCGGTGTAAATGCAGCTATATATGCAACAAATACACCTCAGCAGGTTGAGTACATTATTAATGATTCAGAGGCACGATTTATATTTGCATCAAACAAATTACAGCTTGATAAGATTATGAAGATAAGATCTAACATCCCAAAATTAAAAAAAGTGATCGTATTTGACTCTCCCGATACAAACCCTGATCAGAATTTTATAATCAGTCTTGAATCATTAAAAAGCCTTGGCGCATCTGCAAAAGATAAAGCAGCTATTGAAAAACGTTATAATACTATACAGCCGGATGATCTGCTTACAATTGTATACACATCCGGTACAACAGGCGAGCCGAAAGGAGCCATGCTTACGCATAAAAATTTACTTACAAATTGTGAAGACGTTGAAGCATATGTGCCGATAAAGGATACGTACCTCGCTTTATCGTTCCTGCCTTTAAGTCATTCATTTGAGAGAATGGCGGGCTACTACACAATGCTGTTCTACGGCGCAACCATAGCATATGCAGAAAGTATAGATAAGGTAATAAGCAATATCGCAGAGGTAAAACCCAATGTTATGGTATCCGTGCCAAGGGTTTATGAAAAGATGTACGCAAAGATCATTGAAGGAGTAGAGACTGGTTCTTCTTCAAAAAAGAAGATATTTTACTGGGCACTTGATACCGGCAAACAAACAATGCCTTATAAACTTGGCGGTAAACCGATTCCATTTGGCTTAAATCTGAAATATGCAATTGCAAAAAAGCTTGTATTCAGAAAGATTAAGGAGATCCTTGGCGGGAGATTGCTGTTTTTTGTATCAGGCGGGGCTCCGCTATCTAAAGAGCTCGGCGAGTTTTTCTATGCCGCAGACATAATGATTATAGAAGGCTATGGATTGTCGGAAACATCCCCTGTCCTTACGGTAAACCCTTTTGGCAAAATGAAGTATGGAACAGCAGGCAAGCCTATTCCAAACTGTGAAATAAGAATTGCTCCGGACGGCGAAATACTGGCAAAGGGGCCCATGATCATGAAAGGCTATTTTAAAAAACCCGAAGCAACACAGGAAGTCATAGATAAAGACGGCTGGTTTCACACAGGTGATATCGGCTTTCTTGATAATGAGGGTTATCTGCATATAACGGATCGAAAAAAAGACCTTATTGTTACAGCGGGCGGAAAGAATATTGCTCCGCAGCCTATCGAGAACCTTTTAAAAATGAACAGGTATATCGAGCAGGTAGCTATGATAGGCGATAAAAAACCATACTGCGTTGCTCTCGTTACTCCGAAATTTGATGCAGTAGAGGCTTATGCAAAACAGAACAATATCCTTTACAAGGATAGAAAAGAGCTTGTTAGCAACACTCAGGTTGTTGCACTTATCCAAAACGCAATTGACAATGTTAATGCATCACTTGCCAAGTATGAAACCATAAAAAAGTTTAAAGTGCTTCCAACCGAATTTTCTCAGGAAACGGGTGAATTAACACCAACCCTTAAAATAAAAAGAAGGGTTGTTATGGAAAAATATAAGGATACAATAGAGGAACTGTACGTTTAA
- a CDS encoding MBL fold metallo-hydrolase, which translates to MKHVNVYVIGHEDPILIDTGADSDESYNVLLAFLREHDIKYIDNIYLTHGHIDHYGAAKRLIDDGIAKNVYAHKNELSNISRSYDMPSYAEYLKQYGIPEELFKGLKDTSSYFDTFAQIPLHISIIETGTKISYDGGTLEVIHTPGHTKGCVCFYDKDKRIMFSGDTLLSRLSPNPLLDVDDTGGRRKSLVEYIGTLNKLYNMDIEKVYPGHFEIINDHKAIIQNLMNFHFKRMMRIHKLIKDKPATPYDIMNMLFKNLKQQELFLGISEVVGHLDLLEEKEMVTSFEQNGLVYYTVN; encoded by the coding sequence ATGAAACATGTCAACGTGTACGTCATTGGTCATGAAGACCCGATCCTTATAGACACAGGCGCAGATTCGGATGAATCTTATAATGTCTTGTTAGCCTTTTTACGTGAACACGATATAAAGTATATCGATAATATTTATCTAACACACGGGCATATCGATCATTATGGGGCCGCTAAAAGATTAATCGACGATGGTATTGCTAAAAATGTGTACGCACATAAAAATGAGCTAAGCAATATAAGCAGATCTTATGATATGCCTTCATACGCAGAATACCTAAAACAATACGGAATACCCGAAGAGTTGTTCAAGGGATTAAAAGACACATCATCATATTTCGACACCTTTGCACAAATTCCGCTGCACATATCCATAATAGAAACCGGTACAAAGATAAGCTATGATGGCGGCACACTGGAGGTTATACATACACCCGGGCATACAAAAGGATGCGTATGCTTTTATGATAAAGATAAACGTATTATGTTTTCGGGTGACACTCTATTATCAAGACTATCACCCAATCCCCTGCTCGATGTTGATGATACAGGCGGAAGACGAAAAAGCCTTGTAGAATACATTGGAACATTAAATAAGCTTTACAACATGGATATTGAAAAAGTTTATCCGGGCCATTTTGAAATCATCAATGATCACAAAGCTATTATACAAAATTTAATGAACTTTCATTTCAAACGTATGATGCGAATACACAAGCTTATAAAGGATAAACCGGCTACGCCGTATGATATTATGAACATGCTTTTTAAGAATTTAAAACAACAGGAGCTGTTTCTTGGTATTTCAGAAGTCGTAGGGCATCTTGATCTACTTGAAGAAAAGGAAATGGTAACGAGTTTTGAACAGAACGGTTTAGTTTATTATACCGTAAACTGA
- a CDS encoding FAD-binding protein, producing the protein MSLQKAVIKQLKKICPDRVFTDQESQTLYSYDATKIAHKPDVVVFPVNVKEISEIVKTANNESIPVVPRGAGTGLTGGSVPIIAGIVLSMEKMNHLLSLKKPDLIAEVEPGIVTGDLQNAVQEVNLFYPPDPASHEFSTIGGNIAENAGGLRAIKYGTTSNYVLGLEVVLPSGDILWLGKYTHKGVVGYNLNDLFIGSEGTLGIITRAVLKLIPKPQTKATMLVSYSDVHTSTTTVTAILDTGILPSALEFMDQASIKAVSLYQGKNIFDLRAGSALLVEVDGSEETIRADLNKLKTTCERYLPISLEIAYNNDADNLWKARRAISPALARIKPDKLNEDIVVPLSKLPELVAGVEQIGASLNVHYANFGHAGDGNIHVNFLYDAKDVSEYKRALSAVERTFDLVLNLGGSISGEHGVGITKLPYITKELSAQTYNLMKAIKVLIDPNNIMNPGKAV; encoded by the coding sequence ATGTCTCTTCAAAAAGCTGTTATTAAACAATTAAAAAAGATCTGCCCTGACAGAGTATTTACGGATCAGGAATCTCAAACCCTTTACAGTTATGATGCAACAAAAATAGCCCATAAGCCGGATGTTGTGGTATTCCCCGTAAACGTAAAAGAGATTTCTGAAATTGTTAAGACAGCAAATAATGAATCGATCCCGGTTGTGCCAAGAGGGGCGGGTACAGGACTTACAGGCGGGTCTGTACCCATTATTGCCGGAATTGTTTTGTCTATGGAAAAAATGAATCACCTGTTGTCACTAAAAAAGCCCGATCTCATCGCTGAGGTCGAGCCAGGTATCGTAACGGGTGATTTACAGAATGCTGTACAGGAAGTAAATCTGTTTTATCCCCCTGACCCGGCAAGTCATGAATTCTCAACTATCGGAGGAAATATCGCTGAGAACGCCGGCGGCTTAAGGGCGATAAAGTATGGAACAACATCAAATTACGTGCTCGGGCTTGAGGTTGTTTTACCATCCGGAGACATTTTATGGCTTGGCAAGTACACGCATAAAGGCGTTGTCGGATACAATCTTAATGATCTATTTATAGGCTCAGAGGGAACTTTAGGCATAATAACAAGAGCTGTTCTAAAGCTCATTCCAAAGCCCCAAACAAAAGCTACTATGCTTGTTTCATACAGTGATGTACACACCTCTACAACAACCGTAACCGCTATACTTGATACTGGCATCTTACCATCGGCACTTGAGTTTATGGATCAGGCATCCATAAAAGCGGTATCTCTCTATCAGGGAAAGAATATATTTGACCTGCGTGCAGGCTCTGCCCTGCTCGTAGAAGTAGACGGCTCAGAAGAAACTATACGAGCAGATCTTAATAAGCTAAAAACCACATGTGAAAGATATTTACCAATATCTTTGGAGATCGCATACAATAATGACGCCGATAATTTGTGGAAGGCGCGCAGGGCAATTTCACCTGCACTTGCAAGAATAAAACCGGACAAACTGAACGAAGATATTGTTGTCCCCTTATCAAAGTTGCCGGAACTTGTGGCAGGTGTAGAGCAGATCGGTGCATCTTTAAACGTTCATTATGCAAATTTCGGTCATGCGGGTGACGGAAACATACATGTAAACTTTTTATACGATGCAAAAGATGTATCGGAGTATAAAAGGGCTTTAAGTGCGGTTGAACGGACATTTGATCTTGTTTTGAATCTGGGAGGCTCTATATCGGGCGAACACGGGGTAGGAATTACAAAACTCCCTTACATAACAAAAGAGTTATCCGCACAAACTTATAATCTTATGAAGGCTATCAAGGTGCTTATTGATCCCAACAATATAATGAATCCAGGAAAGGCTGTATGA